GAGGAAGCGATGGTCATCGGGATCATCCTCTCGCTGTTTGGCTTTCTCAACAGCAGTTTTCAGCCGCTTACCGGCCGACTCTCCGATCGGTTCGGGAAGCGCAAACCCTTCATTCTGATCGGACTCGGCGGCCTCGCGGCGACGAACCTGGCGTACGTCGTCGCGGAGTCGTACCTCTCGCTGATCGTTATCCGCGGCCTCCAGGGCGTCAGCGTCGCGTTTATCATTCCGGCGTCGATCGCGCTCGTCAACGAACTCGCGACGACGGAGGATCGCGGCGGCAATATGGGCGTCTACAACACGTTTCGGCTGATCGGGTTCGGTGCCGGCCCCGTCGCGGCCGGCGCGGTCGTCAATCTCGGTCCGTACACCCTCCCTTCGGACGTCGCGATCGTCGGTATCCCCGCGGACGTCTCGATCAGTGGTTTCGATGCCGCCTTCTACGTCGCCGCGGTGGCGGCTATGATCGGGTACGCGCTGGTGACGGTCCTCATCACCGATCCCGACGCGACGAAGGCGAACGCGGGCGCGGATCTCTCGATCCCGATCCGCGACCGCTCCGGCAAACACCTGCTCGACCCGATCTTCACCCTCGGCGTCGCGTCGCTGTTCATGGCGGCGGCGATCGCCCTCTTCGCGACCATCCAGCCACAGGTCAACGCTCGCCTCGAGCAGGGTTCGACCTGGTTCGGCCTCCAGTTTGCGGCGTTCATCCTCGCCCAGGTTCTCCTGCAGACGCCGATCGGGCGAGCGTGTGACTACTACGGACGACGGCCGTTCATCGTCGGTGGAATGGCCCTGCTCGTTCCGACGACGCTCGTACAGGGGTTCATCTTCGGCTCCGAGGTGATGTTCCTCGCACGGCTTGGTCAGGGCATCGCCGGCGCGATGGTGTTCGCGCCGTCGCTCGCGCTCGCGGGCGATCTCGCCGGCGAGGGCGAGTCCGGATCGAAACTGTCGGTGCTCACGATGGCGTTCGGATTCGGAATCGCCATCGGTCCGCTCTCCTCGGGCGCGCTGGTCGGCTACGGCTTCTACGCGCCGTTCGTCTTCGGGGCCGCACTCGCCGCCCTCGGAACGGTTCTGGTGTACACGCAGGTCGAAGAGACGCTCGAGACGACGCGCTCGATACCGGGAAGGAGCGACGAGTGACGCGGAACAGCGGTCAGCGACGGATCGCGATCACCCGCCGGTCCGGCCCTGGGAACCGCGCCCGCAGAGCGCCGTCCGACGTTTCGACTCCCTGTACACGAGAAGCGACGGGACGCAACGCAAAAGTAGGGGATCCGCATACGATTCGACGATGACGCTCTCGGAGGAGGCCACAGAACGGTTGGCAGACGTGGTGGAGTTACAGCCGACGAAAAACGGGGAACTACAGGAGCGGTGGGACATGGAAAGCGGCAGCGAGGTCCATCAGTTCCTCGAGAACGAACTGGGTGACTACTACTTCCGTGACGATAACAGCCTGATCCGCGCGACGGCCGAAGCAGCGGATCTGGTGGACGTCGAACCCGGTATCGAGAGCGATCCGGAGAACGACGGGGTTCCCTCTCGGATCCGCGTGCCGGAACTCCAGAGTCAGATCGTGGCGGTGCTCGCCGGACCCGACGACGAGTCCCAAAGCGTCGTTTCGGTGCTCCACGCCCTCCGAGACGAGTTCGATGTCGATCCCGAAGCCGAAGACGTTCGCTCCGGCCTGCAGAGCCTCCGGCGCAAAGGCGTCGTCGAGGTCGAGTACCGAACCGTTCCGACGTTTCGGCTGACCGTCGCGCGCGAGGACCTCGAGGTCGGCATCTCCGATTGAACCGTCGTGCGGGTGCCGGTCTCGAGTCCGCTATATTACAGCCCGGGTCGCCGTCGTCGCCGACGGTCCTCGAGTAACCGTCGACATCGTTTTCCTGGGCCGCCCTCGATCGGCCACCCCTGCGTCCGCCAGACCGGCGGCTCCGGTTCGAAGTCGGCACAGTTCCCGGAACACTCCGCGGCCGTCTGACACCGTCCCTTCGCAGCGCAGTCCGGCGAGAGTTGCCGTCCGTCTCGAGCGCGCAACTCGAAGTGCCGGCAGTCGGGTCGCATGGTATCGACGAACAAGCGCCAGCCGCGTTCGTAGGCCCGCTCGGCGATGGCGAGCCGTTTTTCGGCTTTCGTCGCCGGGTCGACGTACTCGAAGCGCGCCGCCGAACCGTCTCGAGCCCCGCCGTCCGGTCGCTCGAGGATCCGCGTTCCGCGCTCGTCTATGGGGAGCGAACGGGGATGCCACGCGACATCGACGGTGAGGGCTTCGGGCTCGAGCGCGAGAATGCCCGCTTCGATCGGCAGATCCTCGAACAGCGCCGGTTCGACGGCGCTGCCCGTTTCGCGCGTCGCAACCCAGACCTCGTCGGCCAGCCCCATCGCGACGTCGTACTCGAGCTGAGAGCCGAGCGCGCGAGCGGCGCTGGCGTCGAGGTCGGGTTTGTTCTCGATCGCGACGATCCGCTCGAGCCAGTCGGGATAGCGCCACTTCCTGCGGATTTCGATTCGGTTCCCGTTCTTTCTGGTCGCGACGATCCCGCGGTCGTCGGCTCGGTGGATCGCCTCGCGAACGTAGCGCCACGGGTAGCCGGGGTGGGGAAGGCAGTCGCGGTAGTAGGTCCACTCAGCAGGCGCGTTCCGGACGACGTGTAACAGATCGCTATCGAGCCGTTTCCCGCCGAAATTCGCCCGCTCGCGGAGGGCGTCGGGGTTGCACTCGAGGACGATCGTGTCCCAGCGGCGGCGTTTCGTCCCGAGTTGGCGAGCGACGACGACCGCGCGGTCGTCGCTGGCAACCGTCTCGAGCGGCCAGGCGCGTTCCGCGAAGCGACAGGTTCGGAGTTCGAACGCGAACTCGCTCGTGTACCGGTCCACGGCGGTGCTTGGAACCGCGCGAGCAAAAGCGCTGCTCGATCGGCCGACGGTGCTCGAGGGGGCGATATCGGATCGAACCGACTCCGATCGCTCGAGCAGCGGCGCTACGGAACGCCGGCCGGCGGAATTGGCCCGGGCGGCGTTACGGAGCGGGCAGTGGCCCGCTCGGTTGCCGACAGCCCGCTCGAGACGAGGTGTTACTCCTCGTCTTCGTCCTCGTCCTTGCGGTCGTCGAGAAACCCGTGGGCCTGTTCGAGGATCTCCCGCGGGCCGTCCTGCGTGACGGTGTTTACCGCCTGGTCGTAATCTCGCCACTGGAGATCTCGATGTTCGCTTGACAGTTCCGCGCTCGCCTCGAACGACTTCGCAACGAAGAGGTGAACGGTCTTGTGGATCGTCTTACCGTTCGCCTGGAACACGTAGTTGTAATCCTCGCGAAAGCCGTCGAGAAGTCGGAACTGTTCGATACCTGCCTCTTCCTTTATTTCGCGGATCGCCGTCTGCTGTAGTTCTTCATCTCCTTCGACACCGCCCTTGGGAAACTCCCAATCGCCTGGGCGGCTCTTGAGTAGAAGATACTCGCGCCGGCCCCGCGTATCGCGGAAGAGGATCGCGCCTGCGCTCGTAGCTTCGACTGCCATTAACTGTGCTAATAGGTGCGACGTTAAGAGAATATCGGACTGTTCGTCCAGCGTATATCCGATTCGGCCCGATACCCGCTCGCGCTCTCCCGGTCTACCCCGTCGGATTCGGTCGCCGGCCGCGGCGCAACTGGGCGCATCTCAGCAAGTTTTTACGCGCCGGCCGTTGACGATTGGACGATACATCATGACCTTCGTTACCCGCCTCACGCTCCAGAGCGGCGATCGCGCCGCACTCGACGGGATCGTCGAAGACATCAAAGCCAACGCCGAGCGCAAAGGTGCCGCCCTGAAAGGTCCCCACTCCCACCCCCCGAAGACGTTCTCGGTCCCCCAGCGCTGTCGGCTCCACGCCGACGACGACCGCCAGTTCGCCACGTGGGGGTACACCGTGTTCACCCGCGAACTCGAGATTCACGGCCACGACAGCCTCGCGCGCAACATCGCCGAACAACGCTTCCCTGATTCGGTCCACATCGAGGCCGAAGTCGAGCAGATCCACGGCGCGGGGCGCGGAAACTGAGCGCTCTCGGCTGCCGACCGACCTTTCGGGTCCGAACCTGTCTCCGACCCGAACCGACGTGAGGTGAGTACTTTTCACCGCTCCCGACGAGAATCGGATATGAGCACGACAGACCTCGTTTCGCTCCGCCGAGACCTCCACCAGCGACCCGAACCCGCCTGGCGAGAGTTCTACACGACCGCACGGATCGTCGAGGAACTCGAGTCTCGACT
The genomic region above belongs to Natronorubrum halophilum and contains:
- a CDS encoding DUF5787 family protein is translated as MDRYTSEFAFELRTCRFAERAWPLETVASDDRAVVVARQLGTKRRRWDTIVLECNPDALRERANFGGKRLDSDLLHVVRNAPAEWTYYRDCLPHPGYPWRYVREAIHRADDRGIVATRKNGNRIEIRRKWRYPDWLERIVAIENKPDLDASAARALGSQLEYDVAMGLADEVWVATRETGSAVEPALFEDLPIEAGILALEPEALTVDVAWHPRSLPIDERGTRILERPDGGARDGSAARFEYVDPATKAEKRLAIAERAYERGWRLFVDTMRPDCRHFELRARDGRQLSPDCAAKGRCQTAAECSGNCADFEPEPPVWRTQGWPIEGGPGKRCRRLLEDRRRRRRPGL
- a CDS encoding bis(5'-nucleosyl)-tetraphosphatase, whose amino-acid sequence is MAVEATSAGAILFRDTRGRREYLLLKSRPGDWEFPKGGVEGDEELQQTAIREIKEEAGIEQFRLLDGFREDYNYVFQANGKTIHKTVHLFVAKSFEASAELSSEHRDLQWRDYDQAVNTVTQDGPREILEQAHGFLDDRKDEDEDEE
- a CDS encoding MFS transporter gives rise to the protein MRGLPRRIVAQFAVDRRVLALAFARMADGIGNSFLIIVIPLYVASGIVRGATFGLEEAMVIGIILSLFGFLNSSFQPLTGRLSDRFGKRKPFILIGLGGLAATNLAYVVAESYLSLIVIRGLQGVSVAFIIPASIALVNELATTEDRGGNMGVYNTFRLIGFGAGPVAAGAVVNLGPYTLPSDVAIVGIPADVSISGFDAAFYVAAVAAMIGYALVTVLITDPDATKANAGADLSIPIRDRSGKHLLDPIFTLGVASLFMAAAIALFATIQPQVNARLEQGSTWFGLQFAAFILAQVLLQTPIGRACDYYGRRPFIVGGMALLVPTTLVQGFIFGSEVMFLARLGQGIAGAMVFAPSLALAGDLAGEGESGSKLSVLTMAFGFGIAIGPLSSGALVGYGFYAPFVFGAALAALGTVLVYTQVEETLETTRSIPGRSDE
- a CDS encoding DUF5797 family protein is translated as MTLSEEATERLADVVELQPTKNGELQERWDMESGSEVHQFLENELGDYYFRDDNSLIRATAEAADLVDVEPGIESDPENDGVPSRIRVPELQSQIVAVLAGPDDESQSVVSVLHALRDEFDVDPEAEDVRSGLQSLRRKGVVEVEYRTVPTFRLTVAREDLEVGISD
- a CDS encoding uS10/mL48 family ribosomal protein — its product is MTFVTRLTLQSGDRAALDGIVEDIKANAERKGAALKGPHSHPPKTFSVPQRCRLHADDDRQFATWGYTVFTRELEIHGHDSLARNIAEQRFPDSVHIEAEVEQIHGAGRGN